Sequence from the Candidatus Brocadia sp. genome:
GTTACTCTTGGAATAAAACCTATTCGAGGCTGGTGGGAACAACTACAAATGGGATTCTTCCTGAGTACGGGGATGTTTATTTTATATGTTATCTTCTTGTGGATCTGTGGTACTCAAACATTTCAACCAGATGCAAAGTCTCTCGCGGATATGATCTTCCAACTCCTGAAGGTACTGCTGATCGCATATCTTGTCGGATGTATTGAAGAAATACTATTCCGGGGATTTATATTCCAAAGTCTGTTGATGGACTTGCGTGTCGTTTCCGCTATTTGCATCAGCAGTCTATTTTATTCCTTATTACACTTCTTCAAGACAAAATTATTGGTGTCGCCCGGTTTTCAGCCATTTATTGGCTTTATAGTCATTTACCAATCATTTAAGGACATTATCGTAAATTTTACCTCCATTTTACCTTCTATAATCGGTCTTTTTCTCGTTGGCGTGGTACTGTCTTATGCATATTTTCGAACCAAGTCCCTGTATCTCGCTATTGGAATCCACGCAGGATGGATATTTCTCATTAAGACGAATAAATTATTCTTTGATCATGTTGGAATGAATCTAAAGTGGTTGTTTGGTGACAGCAAAATGATTACTGGAGCGCTTGGGTGGAGTTTCTTAATTTTTACATTACTTCTCATACGCTTTGTAACGAAAGTGCCGTACAATGGAAAAAACGCTGCAAGAACTCTCTGAGTACGTCGGCGGTACGGTCGCTGGAGACCCTTCCGTAAAGATACGGGGTGTCATGGGCATCGATGATGCGCAGGAAGGATATATTACTTTTATATCCAATGATAAATATATTAAAAAAATCAATCAGACAAAGGCCTCTGCTATAATCGTATCGCCAAAATTGAAAGGCACGAACCTGTCTCTTTCTCAGAAAAGAGACAGGAATCTTTTGATATGCAATAACCCCTATCTTGCATTTGCAAAGTTAGTGGAACTCCTGATGTATAAAAAGCCCACATACACAAAGGGTATCGATGGGTCTGCCAGAATCGACAAAACGGCCGTGATCGGACAAGACGTTTCTATCCGCTCCTACGTCACAATAGGTCAAAATACACAGATTGGCAACCGCGTGGTAGTATACCCGTGTGTCTCTATTGGAGATAATTGCATAATTGGTGATGACACCATTATTTATCCAAACGCCGTAATTTATAACGAAACGGTGATTGGCAAACGGGTAACCATTCATAGCAATACTGTTATCGGCAGCAGCGGCTTTGGATACGCGCCAGATGGCCAGAGTTATTACAAGATTCCCCAGGTCGGCACTACCATAATCGAAGACGATGTGGATATTGGAGCGAACACAACAATTAACCGCGCCGTGCTGGGAGAGACGATCATCCGAAAGGGTACAAAGATCGATAGCCAGGTAGTAATCTCGCATAATGTGGAGGTAGGTGAAAATTCCTTGATTGTATCCCAGGTAGGTATTGCGGGTTCAGCCAGGATTGGAAGACACGTAACCCTTGCAGGTGGTGCTGGGGTTGTGGGACACATTGAAATTGGGGACAACGTTACCGTTGGCGGATATTCGGGGGTTATCAATGATATCCCGAGTAATGAAACGTATCTTGGCGCACCAGCACTCCCCATCAAACGGATGCGGAAATGTTATGTAATCATTGAAAAACTACCCGAAATGAGAGAATATATGAAGACCCTGGAAAAGAGAATAAAGCAGTTAGAAGAACGTAATAGTTTACCGCAGGGTACGCAAAGCACGCAGGAAAGACAGTAAAATGGAAAAACTCGGATTAATAGCCGGAAATGGCCGGTTCCCCATATTGTTTGCGAAAGGGGCACGGGATAATAACGTCCCCATTATCGCCGTTGGGATTGAAGGGGAGACATCTCCGGAAATCGAACAATACGTTGAAAAACTTTACTGGGTTGGTGTCGCCCAGATAGGCAAACTCATC
This genomic interval carries:
- a CDS encoding CPBP family intramembrane metalloprotease, yielding MSHFLILLFFLRPGLSFKVFSVDNFFLQHYHFSMNSFTDIKQHKKIFLLFLLTLCLSGLIAPLIKAFLDTLTSSSPFVRDLLNYKHGGYDFGRVMRRIMMAVAILLIFLMRKQLMIGSLVTLGIKPIRGWWEQLQMGFFLSTGMFILYVIFLWICGTQTFQPDAKSLADMIFQLLKVLLIAYLVGCIEEILFRGFIFQSLLMDLRVVSAICISSLFYSLLHFFKTKLLVSPGFQPFIGFIVIYQSFKDIIVNFTSILPSIIGLFLVGVVLSYAYFRTKSLYLAIGIHAGWIFLIKTNKLFFDHVGMNLKWLFGDSKMITGALGWSFLIFTLLLIRFVTKVPYNGKNAARTL
- the lpxD gene encoding UDP-3-O-(3-hydroxymyristoyl)glucosamine N-acyltransferase — translated: MEKTLQELSEYVGGTVAGDPSVKIRGVMGIDDAQEGYITFISNDKYIKKINQTKASAIIVSPKLKGTNLSLSQKRDRNLLICNNPYLAFAKLVELLMYKKPTYTKGIDGSARIDKTAVIGQDVSIRSYVTIGQNTQIGNRVVVYPCVSIGDNCIIGDDTIIYPNAVIYNETVIGKRVTIHSNTVIGSSGFGYAPDGQSYYKIPQVGTTIIEDDVDIGANTTINRAVLGETIIRKGTKIDSQVVISHNVEVGENSLIVSQVGIAGSARIGRHVTLAGGAGVVGHIEIGDNVTVGGYSGVINDIPSNETYLGAPALPIKRMRKCYVIIEKLPEMREYMKTLEKRIKQLEERNSLPQGTQSTQERQ